In Chryseobacterium oranimense, a single window of DNA contains:
- a CDS encoding 3'-5' exonuclease: MDFCAIDFETATHEKSSACEMGICIVQDSKIVETKTWLIKPPSFPYFSRFNIGVHGITPEDVKDAPTFDEIWYEAEEMMYGTLMIAHNASFDAGVLRGCFEHYGMFTPKLNYLCSIQLAKKSWNYLPRYGLKHLAEHHQISLNHHRAGDDAEACAKISLLAFEKLIMTENEEIHGSFLNKYIKKL, translated from the coding sequence ATGGATTTTTGCGCAATAGACTTTGAAACTGCTACTCACGAAAAAAGCTCAGCTTGTGAAATGGGTATTTGTATTGTTCAGGATTCCAAAATTGTGGAAACAAAAACGTGGCTGATCAAACCGCCCAGCTTTCCCTATTTCAGCAGATTTAATATTGGAGTTCACGGGATAACTCCGGAAGATGTGAAGGACGCGCCTACTTTTGATGAAATCTGGTACGAAGCCGAAGAAATGATGTACGGAACCCTCATGATTGCGCATAACGCAAGCTTTGATGCAGGTGTTTTAAGAGGTTGTTTTGAGCATTACGGCATGTTTACCCCAAAACTGAATTATCTCTGCAGCATTCAGCTTGCTAAAAAGTCATGGAATTATCTTCCGAGGTATGGACTTAAGCACTTAGCGGAACATCACCAGATCAGCCTTAATCACCACCGTGCCGGAGATGATGCAGAAGCCTGTGCGAAAATTTCACTTCTGGCTTTTGAAAAATTGATCATGACAGAAAATGAAGAGATCCATGGTTCTTTTCTCAATAAGTATATCAAAAAACTGTAA